The genome window TTTTTAGACGTTTTGTGTAATTTCTTCTTGAATTTTCTAAAAAACTAATCTCGGAGTTTATAAACGTCGTGACGCCTCCAATTCCTTGCCAGTTAACTAACGTACTCCATCGAGTGCAGATTGTGACAAGGAAAAGTTTTGTGATACTCCGAAAAGAACCCAGACTCCAAGATGTCTTTGGAACGTGCAGTTCGTGCCAAGGTATGAGTACATTTGCTTTTTTTGCAATTGTGCAGATACTAGTGACTTGTGTGTTAACAATAATTTTATAATGAACTCGATTAGATTGCGCTCAAGCGCAACCCTGAGATGGACAAAGAAGCCCAAGAATGGATTGAAACCATTCTTGGTGCGAAGTTCCCGGCTGGGGTCGCTTACGAAGATCACATTAAGGACGGTATCATCCTTTGCAAATTGATCAACAAATTGGCTCCAGGATCTGTGGGAAAAATCAACGAATCTGGTGGCCAGTTCAAGATGATGGAGAACATCAACAACTTCCAAAAAGCTATCCAAGCTTACGGAGTAGCTGAAATCGATGTTTTCCAGACTGTCGATTTATGGGAAAAGAAGGATATTGCCAACGTGACCAACACAATCTTCGCCATTGGACGTGCGGTAAGGGTCTTTAGAAAATAATCATGAATTAAAAGTCTAATCAATAAGGTCTCTTTTGCAGAGCTACAAGCACCCTGAGTGGAAGGGACCATACTTGGGACCCAAGCCAGCTGATGAGTGCAAACGTGACTTCACAGAGGAACAATTGGCCGCTGGTAAGACAGTTATCGGTCTTCAAGCTGGCTCTAACAAGGGGGCTACTCAAGCTGGACAGAATATTGGTGCCGGCCGTAAGATCTTGCTTGGAAAGTAAAACATTTATTTTACCATTTCCACCCTACATTGAAGAAATACCAATATTCTTGAAATCGAAAtataaaatctatttttatatttatatttaagggTCGCTTTTTACTATCATACATCTTTACAAAACCTTAAGTCATATGTTTTCTATTTAAATATAcgataattttcgaaaaaattaGCAACAGTTTCTTCAGTAAAATTCGCAAACCAATACACTCAAGTCTGCCATGTCTTCCAACCAACTGATAATATCCCACATCATTTTGAATCAACCAAAGTTTCCAATGACTTAcctcattttattattttccaaaaaaatcaaaataatcgtCTGACTTGAACAAAAAGAGCATTTCTTCACTGTTCGAACGCATAATTTCGCCCGTTACTGTTTATAAATAATTTCCACAATTTTCCTTGCCGATGGTTTTCCTCGTCTCATTTTCTCGAAATTATTTCTTATGAAATTTTCTGCTATTGGAAACTGCACCAATACTAAGAAAGGTATGGTAAGCGTCAGTCGGAATTCCACCCACTCGTAGGCTTCTTCTCCACTCACTTTAATATTCTGACGAAGAGGCgaatatttttgaaagttttgtgttttttttcgcGAAACTTCCAAGGAACTACGCTGCCCATTTATAAGCGTCGTTCCTGCAATCCATTGCTAGTTAACTAACGTACTCCAACGAGTGCAGATTGTAAGGAGAAGTTTTGTGATAGTATTATAGAAAGTCCTAAATTACCATGTCTTTGGAACGTGCAGTTCGTGCCAAGGTAGGAGAACACTTTTTGGAATTTGTCGTTCTTGTACGGTCAAACAGTGGAACGTGCATTAACTGTTGTTTCAATGTGCTTACGAATAGATTGCGCTCAAGCGCAACCCTGAGATGGACAAGGAAGCCCAAGAATGGATTGAAACCATCATTGGCGAAAAATTCCCCGCTGGAGTGGCCTACGAAGATCACATCAAGGACGGTATCATCCTCTGTAAATTGATCAACAAATTGGCTCCAGGATCTGTGGCGAAAATCAACGAATCTGGCGGTCAGTTCAAGATGATGGAAAACATCAACAACTTCCAAAAAGCTATCCAAGCCTACGGCGTAGCTGAAATCGATGTCTTCCAAACAGTCGATTTGTGGGAGAAAAAGGACATTTCTCAAGTTACTAACACAATCTTCGCCCTAGGACGTGCGGTAAGCATTTCTAGGGAATTGCCAAAACGTGTTGATTACCTAAAATAAACAATACCCTTTCTAGACCTACAAACACCCTGAATGGAATGGACCATACTTGGGACCCAAGCCAGCTGATGAGTGCAAGCGCGAATTCACAGAAGAGCAGTTGGCCGCTGGAAAGACCGTCATCGGTCTCCAGGCTGGATCCAACAAGGGTGCAACACAAGCTGGCCAGAATATTGGTGCAGGCCGCAAAATCTTGCTCGGAAAGTGAAAGCCTAATTGGAATTTCCACTTCGCACCGAAGGAGTCAACAccaattttcttgaaaatgtaAAGAATATAaaagttatttttatatttatatttaagggTCGCTTTTTTTTATCATACGTCTTTATAAACACCAATTCCCAAGTTTTATAATCAAATAGATTTAACTTATCCAAAACATacaaaccccatttttttcataccctcaataatttattgacttACCTGCCATTCCTAAGCATCATCTGCATTTCCAAAGAAGCATCTGTCTGCTGGAAAGTGCTGCTCAGATAAGAAAGTATCTGAAAAGTCGAGAAATCATGTAAATTATGTACTTGAATTGCTCCATGCCAAATTTGGGACCGACGCGACGCCACTAGCACGTTACgaagtgtgaaataatttcgttGAAACTTCGTTACATTCGGGGAGTCTGTGATTCTGTTTCACTTTACTCGATAAAATTGTTTATGTGATCTATAAAAAGACTGGTCCATTTCGAAAAACACTTTCATGGAATGATCACATAAACATTGGGTCCGATCCACCGTATGTGTTATGTAATGGAAATTTTTTAATTGTAAATGATCTAAATTGAAATTCTTTTCAGGAAGCTTTCAAGCTGCTTTTTGGAAGCTAGATTCtgtttataaaattttattcattattctGTATTCTGTTGCGAACGCACCAATACTGTTTATCTTGTCGATCTAAGGGACAGATCTGTGGATCTTtccgaattttttttatcactCATGAAATCAAGTAGGCTCGCTTCACTTGGCTGAGAACTCGGTGATAGGAAATGCTCTACAGTCATGAAACGTTGAGATCTTGAAGGCATAACAGCTTTTCagatttattatataatataattacaATCAGGGGCCCGTCGTACCTTTAGGAATCCTTTCTCTAGTGAAAAATATATCTTGGATTTCACTAGTGTCTTATATTGTTTCCCTAGTCACTCGACAGATCTTCTAGTTTTACCGTTATAGCTTCAGCAGAATGTGTTGTGTCCTCTACAGTAGCCGAAGGAACAGTCGATTTGTAATCGGTTCTTCGGATAAAGAACATTTGAAAAGGCTAACTCACAGAGTGGTGTTTCAGCTTCTGTAATGGAGGGTAGTTTTGCTGCCTGCGTGAAAGTGGCTAAGTCTGATATgtgaattaaaaatttaaagttagGAACATAATTTCCTTCATCGGAAGGTTTTTATATATTGAAGGAATCGTTTTATCTTTACCTGAAGGCCACCGGTGGAACTTCCCAATTCTTTAAGGTGGAGAAAGAATGTTTTGCTGAGTttcgttttattgatttttataatgATTTTACGGACCTGTGCTCCTATTGCGGAAGTTTACCGTTATATGGTTAGATAAGTGATATTCTCCGCAGCTTTCTCCCCGACGTATTGCAAGGCTTGCTTTAGTGTTGGGACTGTAGACGATCTCTTCCAAATTTTGGCAAGTTCCAAACAGGAATACAATTTTTGTCTAGACATTTTAGTCTCGTGTTCCAATTGATATATATTAGTGAAACATCCGCTTTAattcttttatttaaaatagataataattttatattttacctGGACTGTTTCGAATTTGAGGATTGATTTTAGTTATGTTGGGCTTTTTCTAAATCAGTCTTTGTTCCATTCTACCCAAAATGTGAGCCATTGTCAACTTGCTCTTCAGTAAGTTGCTCGAAATTCACTAGATGGCACTGTCTGTCCTGTAGTTGAAGTTATCTTCAATTAAAGTTGAGGTTAGCTTTTGAGTTGTTCTCCACCGGATACGTTTCCCTACGCGGAGAACACATTAAAAGGAATTCAGCGTAGCGACATTGACTATTGACCGTTATTTCtgtttaataaatattattggcaGTGATTCATAAAGTATCCTAATTTACTCGTCGCAACACCTCCGAAAAGAAAACGCCGATCCCAACGTTTCATCAGCAAGCAATACTTTGCGAAAACGTATCTTCCaactgattgattgattgaaggGACGATAACTACTCATACCTGAACAAACAAAGCTAAATTTGAAGGTTTATCAACCCAACCTaaattcaatacagtggaatcccgataattcatacatcgattattcgtatttctcGTTAATTCGTACAAACTTGCCGGTCCCCAGAGTTCATTTTCTTTATACTGtactcccgataattggtaatcccgatatGTCGTACTATATCGTCAATCCCTTGACGATACGAATTATCAGGATTCtactgtatataaatatcaaaattCTTATAAAACATTTTCTTCCACGATTTTGTACGAAACATcgagattaccaattatcgggagagcaagataaagaaaattaactttggGGACcgacaaatttgtacgaattaaccGGATATACGGAAATAATCAGCAACTTCTTCCGGTGTGTAAACTTCACTTTTTGTTAACGGCAATTTGTCATTGTGATGTAACATTCATCTGTTAAAATTATTTAGAGTAAgcattttttataataaaatgagaatggacaataaaaataatcatCATTCGATCAACCAACTGTTTTTTGAATGATCCACTCAGATTTAAATTAAGCTTGAATCTGGAATAATCCCGCAATTAGTTCAAGCATAATTTACTCGTAAGATTGTCCATTGAACAATAAAGCCTGGGATATAGCCTTCTTTCCAGGCCAATGAGAGAAATCCCGAGTGTTTCCGATTTTAAAGAaatggaaggattcatccagtactaagagctaccgcccaatctgtTTGCCGCCTAACATCAGGAAGGTGTTTGagcttttggtattgaaagccttgagcgagcatatcaagaagaaggaattattgtcgaatgcgcaattcggatttcgacctggacattcgacaatacatgcaataacgaaggtgtgatatttgctggcggattaaaaatggtgagtgcgtaggcgcttacCTTATGGAcatggagaaggcatttgataccgtccagttggatggactgattttcaggatcCTGAAAAATGAGTTTctcagccacctcgtagcgatgatttGTAGTATGCTGTATTTCAAGTGCTTTGcaattacggacggaaatctcactactagtagagaatttcatgttctgaatggattacagcaagggacagtgactgcgcctacacttttcacAGTATTTGCCGGTAAATTACGCAACTCTTTCAAGTTTAATAAATcttctaaaaggtcgttggttgcctttactgacgatctgatagtTTACACGGCATACAAGAAAGTAACTAAGGtgtaagttgaacttcagagAATGTTcgatgatattaagttcttcacgaacggttggcggatgaaaatcaatgcgcaaaagtgtgaaacgagtCTGtatcgaaattccttggcgtacacCAGtaagaacttgaaaaggaattggagagatttccacattctcgcgaacgaggatagttctgagcgcattcctcataaaaagtgcgttagatacctgggtgtgcgtcttgactgTTTCGTCAAGCTATCagcattatgtaactaatgaggtgatgtatttttttttgtgcgtatacggaggtggaaaatcttagaaagacacgtccgacgCAGCTCcgtcgcccgaacggcggaactacagcgggcgcgtgtgggattcacacccactaaaaatcacccccggtctctccagccccagccccgcgagaccaccattgaggtattacttcgcggggtaggtttgctcttaggcactcatccttctcctgtttgcagctttcctccttctttgttccttcagcaactcctcctgcatttggatgattgcggagctaaccgaaAGCCACTTcccctcggactccagcatctcagtaaccaagctctccggggtcccgctaccgcccagcacctggtttaagctccttctctccatcgcaaatcgtgggcagtgaaacatcaccgGTAtcccatcgcatctgggacagttcggagaatcatccaacccaaagcggtgcaaatactgcctgtagcaaccacagtgtcccgtgaggaactgaataatgtggtagttgatctcctcatgttttcgctcaagccacaccctaatgttggga of Hermetia illucens chromosome 4, iHerIll2.2.curated.20191125, whole genome shotgun sequence contains these proteins:
- the LOC119653482 gene encoding muscle-specific protein 20-like: MSLERAVRAKIALKRNPEMDKEAQEWIETILGAKFPAGVAYEDHIKDGIILCKLINKLAPGSVGKINESGGQFKMMENINNFQKAIQAYGVAEIDVFQTVDLWEKKDIANVTNTIFAIGRASYKHPEWKGPYLGPKPADECKRDFTEEQLAAGKTVIGLQAGSNKGATQAGQNIGAGRKILLGK
- the LOC119653483 gene encoding muscle-specific protein 20-like — its product is MSLERAVRAKIALKRNPEMDKEAQEWIETIIGEKFPAGVAYEDHIKDGIILCKLINKLAPGSVAKINESGGQFKMMENINNFQKAIQAYGVAEIDVFQTVDLWEKKDISQVTNTIFALGRATYKHPEWNGPYLGPKPADECKREFTEEQLAAGKTVIGLQAGSNKGATQAGQNIGAGRKILLGK